In Plasmodium falciparum 3D7 genome assembly, chromosome: 8, the following proteins share a genomic window:
- a CDS encoding high mobility group protein B2, with the protein MASKSQKKVLKKQNKKKKKDPLAPKRALSAYMFYVKDKRLEIIKEKPELAKDVAQVGKLIGEAWGQLSPAQKAPYEKKAQLDKVRYSKEIEEYRKKNQE; encoded by the coding sequence atggcTTCAAAATCTCAAAAGaaagtattaaaaaaacaaaacaaaaaaaagaaaaaagaccCATTAGCTCCAAAGAGAGCTTTGTCTGCCTATATGTTTTATGTTAAGGATAAGAGactagaaataataaaagaaaaaccaGAATTAGCAAAAGATGTTGCACAAGTTGGTAAATTGATAGGTGAAGCTTGGGGACAATTAAGCCCAGCTCAAAAAGCACCATATGAAAAGAAAGCACAATTAGACAAAGTACGATATTCAAAAGAAATAGAAGAATATAGAAAGAAAAAtcaagaataa